TGTTTTTTCTTAATAATCCGAAAGgctggttttgtttcttttcgTACTTCCTgttctaaaatgtaaattattattattattcgcCGTGTGACGCCGTCCTGATCCTGAAGAGGGCGGCAGCCCGATGGTTTCTGCTGTTTCGCGTCCTGACAGCTGCAGATCTGTGATCAGGTGTTTCTCTGAACTCTGTTCTCAGAGGGGTCGGAGGTCAGCGCGCTGTTTGCTCAGTTAACTTTATTAACAgtaagtaaaacacacacacacgctgaaaCCACCTGTAGCTCTAAAAGCTGCTGACGCTCCTCGGCCTGCTCCCACATTCATCATTAAGGTGTCCCTGTTTGATTTAAGGTGGAATTACTCCGCTGGACAGTCTGAGGAGCATTAAAACCTCGCGCTCTCTTACAGATGTTTGTTCTTAAAGACGATCGCAGCGTCAGATGGGTGACGGCGGTTTCTTTCAGAGCCTGAAGTTTGCAGAGAAATCATCGTGTGCTGGAGACGAACAGCTGATCAACGAGAGCCACTTCCTGAATGTGACATCAGAGATCTACTAACCTCGTTTATTCCTCTGCTGCGCTTGCTCACTGCCGCCGTCCGACCGCCGTGTGTCCACCAGGCAGAGTTCAGAGTCAACAAGTccaacccccacacacacacacacacacacacacacacacacacacacacacacacacacacacacacacacacacacacacacacacacacacacacacacacacacacacacacacacacacacacacacacacacacacacacacacacactaacacacagacacacacacactaacacacacacacacacacacacacacagtaacaaacacactcacaaacacacacacacacacactcacacactaacacacacacacacacactcacactaacacacacacacacacacactcacacacactcactcacacacacacacacacacacacacacacacacacacacacacagtaacaaacacactcacacacacacacacacactcacacacacactcacacacactcacacacacacacacacacacactaacacacagacacacacacactaacacacacacacacacacacacacagtaacaaacacactcacaaacacacacacacacactcacacactacacacacacacacacacactcacactaacacacacacacacacacactcacacacactcacacacacacacacacacacacacacacacacacacagtaacaaacacactcacacacacacacacacacacacacacacacacacacacacactcacacactaacacacacacacacacacacacacacacacacacacacactcactcacacacactcacacacacacacacacacacacacacacacacacacacacacacactctcacacactcacacacacacacacacactcacacccgcCCTTCAGACCAGGGGCCAGTCAGACCAGGGGCCAGTCAGACCAGGGCCCAGTCAGACCAGGGGCCAGTCAGACCAGGGGCCAGTCAGACCAGGGCCCAGTCAGACCAGGGGCCAGTCAGACCAGGGGCCAGTCAGACCAGGGGCCCAGTCAGACCAGGGGCCAGTCAGACCAGTGTCGTAGTACAGTTTGTTTATTCGCTTTGGTACTATTTTCACAAGTAAGgtgtacattttcaaaactcttagTACAGAAATCCAAACTGATCACACTTGTAACGCATCAGTCATTCTCTCAAAACCTGGAGGAATGTTTTCAGTCCACATAATCATTGTTTCAAACACAAGATTACTGTAATATGTAAAGGGAACATTTGGTTTATTCACCGAAACACAACAGTATGATCTTCTTTCAGTTTAGTACTTTTAACAATCAGTTCATCCAACAGCAAACAATGCAAGATACATGTTTCAAATCAGCCTTAGaagtgctgaaataaatatgctACAGTACTATAAAAGACAGATTACACAGTTTCACATTAGGCAATACACTTACATTACTTACATTTACATAATCTATCATTTCCAAAATATCCATCCTATGTGTAATCAAGTGAAGGATCAATGAAGACATCCTCTACAATAATTTgggtaaattattttttatttttcagatataATTGTAACATAGGTATACTTTCTATTATGTAACTAAAtgagaacaaaacataacatttagtgcacacattacattcatttagaTCAAGCCTGTCTTGAGCGTTTGGCCATAgattctcatccacatcacaatGAATGTTATCATTGTTCAAGCACCTTGGAAAAAACCTTTTGGCGTGACGAATCCATGCTTGACATTGGTCAACACTGATGTCATCACATGCATCGTCCATGGCCTGAAGGAGGGTGGCGCGCTCAAGGGTTGGCGATCATAGACCTTCCACCTCcatgctgaaaaacatccctCAGTAGGGTTGAGGAAAGGAGAGTATGGAGGCAGGTAGAGTCATGAATCGAGGATGGGCCTGAAACCATGCTTGAGCTACCTCTGCGTGGTGAAAGCTGACATTGTCCCACACATTTACACAGGTGACCCCTTCACCTTGACAGGCCGGCTCAATTTCATTGAGAAACTCAATAAGATGTGCAGCATTATAGGAGCTGAGTGATGGCCTACGTCCTACGACACCATCTTCAGAGATAGCTGCGCACATGGACATGTTTCCTCCACGTTGTCCAGGAGCTTGGACAGCGGCCCGTTGGCCGATGATGTTCCGTCCACAGCGACGAGTTTTGGCAAGGTTAAAGCCCGCTTCATCAACAAAAATATACTTGTGATGGTTCACATCAGCGTCAAGCACCACAACCCtctaaaaaacatattttggttAGTTCTTTTCACAGTGTTGTTCCAGTATACATATGACGTGTTGCATCAAATAGTAacagtaatacaatatataGTGCTGTACCTGAACATACTCAGCCCTTAGTTGTTTCACCCGGTCATTGTTTCTCTCAAAAGGCACCAGGTAAATGTGTTTCATTGATACCTGGTGCCTCTTTAAAAGGCGGGCTACTGTTGGTAGGCTGATGGATGCCACATTGGCAAAGGTGCCGTTGTTCTCCTCAGTTGGCTGCTTTATTTCTGACAGCCGTATATCATTCCTGGCCCTCGccatttccaccactgccaactCTTGCTGGTCGGTCAGCACACGGCCGAGGCCGCCACTACGGGGTTTTCTGTCAATTCTAAGCAACAGAGTATACTGTCAATAGATCCTACTGTAGAAATACTGTAACATGTCTGATGAATTTACATGCATTACAATTTACTGTGAACGTAATAGTATACATCCTCCACACTTACCGGTTTTCTTGGCGAAAGGTTCGGATGATTTGGATCAACTACTCTGGCAGCTTCTGCCGTAGTAAGGCCTCGGTTCACCTCATGATCAACGATGATGGCCCGGACTTCATTAGAGACAACAGTTCTGCCTCCCCCTCTCTCGTGACCAACCCTTTGATGGGCCCCATGCCCACCTCTCTGACGGATCCCTTGTCCACGAGCTCTTCCTATTCCTCGCTGTCTATCCTGCTCCATGTTGAAATTGCCAGTGTTTACACCCCCACTTTTATATCTAATGACCTATTGTGGTTACCTCTATCTGAAATCAATTAGCAATAACGAGTATTCGTCATGTGTGGTTAATTTATATGTTcgtacaaaaacacattttatttctgtagttCTCAAAATCGATATACTGTTTATTGCTGGAATGAAAATATATAGGTTTACCAAACGGTTCAGTGATTAACCATCAAGATCAGTTGGATTAAGTGTTGGTCAAATGTATTTACGCAAATTAGATGAGAAGCATTTCAAAAGTATTGTGAGCATTGCATTGTGAAAGACAATTACTTCATATGAAAAGTATTTCTTTGATGACACACTGATTAGGTGTGGTGACAAAGTGATTGTGTAATTTAGTGCATTGTACATTGTCAATTGAACACGTGATTACATGTTTgaaaaaacagactttttgaTGATCTGCTTTGAGTTTTGTACTAACAGTTGTGAGGTTTTACCACATACTTGTGAAAATAGTACCAAAgcgaataaaaaaaactgtaaagagCAGCCACTATAATGAGAACATGAGAACCTGTGAGAGTGTCAGCAGTCAGTGTGTTGACTTCACGTCCAGCAGAACAGACAGGAGAAAATACTTGATCCTTTGTGGTCCTTTATGATCCTTTGTGGTCCTTTATGATCCTTTGTGGTCCTTTATGATCCTTTGTGGTCCTTTATGATCCTTAATGGTCCTTTATGATCCTTTGTGGTCCTTTATGATCTTTAATGGAAACTCCTCCAGGTCACATGTCTCTCAGCATGACAGGATGCTAACTTGTCTCTTAGCCTCCGGCGGCTAATGGCGGCTACAGTAAATGACGCCCGCAGCCTCGCCTGAGATTggtttctcttcttctgtgatcAAACTGTAGATTTGGCTCCTGCGTCTCTCAGGTTGCTTCTCAGACTCAGCTTCCTGTTGCTGTTTCTGTTCTCTGAACACCTGAACATCTAACATCTTACCTAATCTTACCTCTGCTGCTCATGGATCTGTTCTGGTCTCAGGTCTGAGTGGATCCTGCAGCCCTGCTGGGatctggagccaggctagctgtttccccctgt
This sequence is a window from Siniperca chuatsi isolate FFG_IHB_CAS linkage group LG22, ASM2008510v1, whole genome shotgun sequence. Protein-coding genes within it:
- the LOC122870302 gene encoding uncharacterized protein LOC122870302, producing MARARNDIRLSEIKQPTEENNGTFANVASISLPTVARLLKRHQVSMKHIYLVPFERNNDRVKQLRAEYVQRVVVLDADVNHHKYIFVDEAGFNLAKTRRCGRNIIGQRAAVQAPGQRGGNMSMCAAISEDGVVGRRPSLSSYNAAHLIEFLNEIEPACQGEGVTCVNVWDNVSFHHAEVAQAWFQAHPRFMTLPASILSFPQPY